One region of Ptiloglossa arizonensis isolate GNS036 chromosome 8, iyPtiAriz1_principal, whole genome shotgun sequence genomic DNA includes:
- the Qless gene encoding decaprenyl diphosphate synthase subunit 1 qless isoform X4 produces MDHQSRTSTLDYRTNVTRMMSSMQTQLPGSLYDYQVDPYRLLEDDLKDIYEDIREVLIRNTTQNELQTIATYYFDGKGKAVRPMVAILMARAINYHKERNDLLASQRQVAMISEMIHNASLVHDDVIDQPDFRRGKPSVNVVWSQKKNTMAGDYILAVASIMIAQLRNDNVTLTLSQVVTDLVQGEFMQLGSKETENERFTHYLTKTYRKTASLIANSLKSVAMLGGADDQLVELSFQYGKNIGLAFQLVDDLLDFVSSLAAMGKPTAADLKLGLATAPVLFACERYPELNAMIMRRFQEPGDVEKAFELVHKSQGLDQTRFLARKHCVEAVKLAQSLAESPYQKGLQVVCDLVLNRMK; encoded by the exons ATGGACCATCag AGTAGAACGAGCACGCTGGACTACAGGACGAATGTCACAAGGATGATGAGTTCTATGCAAACACAGCTACCCGGATCCTTGTACGATTACCAAGTCGATCCTTACCGGCTCCTAGAGGATGACCTCAAGGACATCTACGAAGACATACGAGAG GTACTCATCAGAAACACCACGCAGAACGAGCTGCAAACTATAGCTACGTACTACTTCGACGGCAAGGGAAAGGCAGTACGGCCGATGGTAGCAATTCTCATGGCACGGGCTATCAATTACCACAAGGAAAGAAA TGATCTCTTGGCATCGCAGCGACAGGTGGCGATGATCTCCGAGATGATCCACAACGCCTCGTTAGTGCACGACGACGTAATCGACCAACCCGACTTCCGCCGTGGAAAACCTTCGGTGAACGTCGTCTGGAGCCAAAAGAAG AACACGATGGCGGGAGATTATATTCTGGCAGTCGCGTCGATTATGATTGCTCAGCTTCGAAACGACAACGTCACCCTTACCCTCAGTCAG GTCGTGACGGACCTGGTGCAGGGTGAATTTATGCAGCTCGGCtctaaagaaacggagaatgagagATTCACGCACTACCTCACGAAAACGTATCGCAAGACAGCCAGTTTGATCGCCAATTCGTTGAAATCT GTGGCCATGTTAGGAGGTGCTGACGATCAACTGGTAGAATTATCTTTCCAATATGGTAAAAATATTGGCTTGGCGTTTCAATTAGTTGATGATCTTTTGGATTTCGTGTCATCTTTGGCCGCAATGGGCAAACCTACTGCAGCTGATCTTAAACTTGGTCTTGCAACTGCTCCAGTTCTTTTCGCGTGTGAGCGG TATCCAGAATTAAATGCAATGATCATGCGCCGGTTTCAAGAACCAGGGGACGTTGAAAAAGCTTTCGAACTTGTACACAAATCACAAGGTCTTGATCAGACGAGATTTTTAGCTCGAAAACATTGCGTAGAAGCTGTTAAACTCGCGCAATCGTTAGCCGAAAGCCCATACCAAAAAGGTCTGCAAGTAGTCTGCGATTTAGTACTGAATCGCATGAAATAA
- the Qless gene encoding decaprenyl diphosphate synthase subunit 1 qless isoform X5: MMSSMQTQLPGSLYDYQVDPYRLLEDDLKDIYEDIREVLIRNTTQNELQTIATYYFDGKGKAVRPMVAILMARAINYHKERNDLLASQRQVAMISEMIHNASLVHDDVIDQPDFRRGKPSVNVVWSQKKNTMAGDYILAVASIMIAQLRNDNVTLTLSQVVTDLVQGEFMQLGSKETENERFTHYLTKTYRKTASLIANSLKSVAMLGGADDQLVELSFQYGKNIGLAFQLVDDLLDFVSSLAAMGKPTAADLKLGLATAPVLFACERYPELNAMIMRRFQEPGDVEKAFELVHKSQGLDQTRFLARKHCVEAVKLAQSLAESPYQKGLQVVCDLVLNRMK, from the exons ATGATGAGTTCTATGCAAACACAGCTACCCGGATCCTTGTACGATTACCAAGTCGATCCTTACCGGCTCCTAGAGGATGACCTCAAGGACATCTACGAAGACATACGAGAG GTACTCATCAGAAACACCACGCAGAACGAGCTGCAAACTATAGCTACGTACTACTTCGACGGCAAGGGAAAGGCAGTACGGCCGATGGTAGCAATTCTCATGGCACGGGCTATCAATTACCACAAGGAAAGAAA TGATCTCTTGGCATCGCAGCGACAGGTGGCGATGATCTCCGAGATGATCCACAACGCCTCGTTAGTGCACGACGACGTAATCGACCAACCCGACTTCCGCCGTGGAAAACCTTCGGTGAACGTCGTCTGGAGCCAAAAGAAG AACACGATGGCGGGAGATTATATTCTGGCAGTCGCGTCGATTATGATTGCTCAGCTTCGAAACGACAACGTCACCCTTACCCTCAGTCAG GTCGTGACGGACCTGGTGCAGGGTGAATTTATGCAGCTCGGCtctaaagaaacggagaatgagagATTCACGCACTACCTCACGAAAACGTATCGCAAGACAGCCAGTTTGATCGCCAATTCGTTGAAATCT GTGGCCATGTTAGGAGGTGCTGACGATCAACTGGTAGAATTATCTTTCCAATATGGTAAAAATATTGGCTTGGCGTTTCAATTAGTTGATGATCTTTTGGATTTCGTGTCATCTTTGGCCGCAATGGGCAAACCTACTGCAGCTGATCTTAAACTTGGTCTTGCAACTGCTCCAGTTCTTTTCGCGTGTGAGCGG TATCCAGAATTAAATGCAATGATCATGCGCCGGTTTCAAGAACCAGGGGACGTTGAAAAAGCTTTCGAACTTGTACACAAATCACAAGGTCTTGATCAGACGAGATTTTTAGCTCGAAAACATTGCGTAGAAGCTGTTAAACTCGCGCAATCGTTAGCCGAAAGCCCATACCAAAAAGGTCTGCAAGTAGTCTGCGATTTAGTACTGAATCGCATGAAATAA